The following coding sequences lie in one Thermotoga sp. Mc24 genomic window:
- the wecB gene encoding non-hydrolyzing UDP-N-acetylglucosamine 2-epimerase, with product MIRVLSVFGTRPEAIKMAPLVKKLEEERNVESLVCVTAQHRQMLDQVLEVFDIKLDFDLNIMKERQSLADITVNALSGLYDLIEELKPDIVLVQGDTTTTFAGALAAFYHRIPVGHVEAGLRTNDRYSPFPEEINRRLTGVLSTLHFAPTKRNRENLLRENVMGKIYVTGNTVIDALRYTVKENHVFENPVLRNMDFSDGRYILLTSHRRENIGKPLENICKAVRRIVEEFEDVRVIYPVHMNPAVREIVFPMLENMERVFLIDPVNVIDMHNLMARSYLIMTDSGGIQEEAPALGKPVIVLRRETERPEAIEAGVAVLGGVEEERIFELAKKLLLDREEYEKMAKAVNPFGDGRASERIVKAILHEFGLSDPPEEFG from the coding sequence GTGATCAGAGTTCTCAGCGTCTTCGGAACAAGACCCGAAGCAATAAAGATGGCACCTCTCGTGAAAAAACTCGAAGAAGAACGAAACGTGGAAAGTTTGGTCTGTGTCACCGCTCAGCACAGACAGATGCTGGACCAGGTGCTGGAAGTTTTCGATATAAAACTGGATTTTGACCTGAACATAATGAAAGAGCGGCAGAGTCTTGCCGATATAACTGTGAACGCACTGTCGGGTCTCTACGATTTGATTGAAGAGTTAAAACCGGATATCGTACTGGTTCAGGGAGACACAACGACTACGTTCGCAGGAGCACTCGCGGCCTTCTATCACAGGATCCCGGTTGGCCACGTTGAAGCAGGCTTGAGAACAAATGACAGGTACTCCCCTTTCCCAGAGGAGATCAACAGAAGACTAACGGGTGTTCTTTCTACACTGCATTTCGCACCTACAAAGAGGAACAGAGAGAACCTTCTTAGGGAAAACGTCATGGGAAAGATCTACGTGACTGGAAACACGGTGATAGACGCCCTCAGGTACACCGTGAAGGAGAACCACGTTTTTGAGAATCCGGTTTTGAGGAATATGGATTTTTCCGACGGAAGGTACATCCTTCTCACTTCCCATAGAAGAGAGAACATCGGAAAGCCCCTTGAAAACATCTGTAAAGCAGTGAGAAGGATCGTTGAAGAATTCGAAGATGTGAGGGTGATTTACCCGGTTCACATGAACCCCGCCGTGAGAGAGATCGTCTTCCCGATGCTCGAAAACATGGAGAGAGTCTTCTTGATCGACCCCGTGAATGTGATAGACATGCACAATCTGATGGCAAGAAGCTATCTCATCATGACGGACTCTGGAGGAATACAGGAAGAGGCACCGGCCCTCGGAAAGCCGGTGATCGTTCTGAGAAGGGAAACTGAAAGGCCCGAAGCGATCGAAGCGGGTGTTGCCGTTTTGGGAGGAGTGGAGGAAGAAAGAATATTCGAACTCGCAAAAAAGCTTCTTTTGGACAGAGAAGAATACGAAAAAATGGCGAAAGCCGTGAATCCATTCGGGGATGGCAGGGCTTCAGAGCGCATAGTGAAGGCGATTCTCCACGAATTCGGGCTTTCAGATCCACCGGAGGAATTTGGCTGA